The genomic interval AGCTCAGCCATTTCCATCTCATTTTGTTCAATTTTATCAATCACATCGTAGATGGCGTCCTTCCGATCCGCATTGACATTGCCATCTGCCGGGGGCACCGTAGACGCATATCGCCGTCCATTTTTCAGACCGCCGATTATGTATCCAGTAGCAGTCTTTCGAGGAAATCCGACCGGTGAATTAAGGGGAAACTCGTATCGCGCGTTTGTACATCTGTACCGCTGCGCTATGAAACTGGTAGCTCCGCCGCGGAGCTGTTGCGAACTGATTTGCGACGACTTCGATGCAATGGTGCGCAGAAGGCCGTGGGAGCAAGACCGGCTCGCCCTTGATGCTGGGGATCTTGATAGCATCATCAAACCCTTCTTACCACCTTGGAAGCGATAATCAGCGACCTGAGTCTGGGGATGGAGGAAAAACGCCACTCGTGAGAGCTCTGTTAGGAAAATCTTTGCCAAGAAATGCGGCCATCAGAAATTCCACTTTTCCTATTGGCGGGTGGAAGGAGGTAGTCCAATTATGTAATTCTCATAGTATGTGCATTATCTTAAAGGACATGAGATTATGCAGAAGTATATAATGATATGTAAATGTATTTGAATGATATAAAACAGTATGTACAATTTAGAGCCTTTCCAAGTCTATTCCTCGCTATCGGTATCTTCGTTGCCCATAAGCACTTTCAATGCAGAAATCCATTTCATCACTTCGTGTTGCAAAGCAGTCAACTTCGCCATGACTGCCATCAGGCTCGGGTCCTGACTCTCCACGCGAATCTTTTCCCTTACTTTGACCTCGTCTCCCTTCCATGTGAAAACATCTCCAACTTCATCATGCCCACGGTGTCGAGTTCCAAACAAACGGTCGCGCAAATTGAACCCAGTCAAAGAAATGTCGGTGGCAAAAGCTGTTGGAGTATGTGTGGGTGTGCTAGACTCGAGCGTCCTTAGATACAAGACGAGAGCAGAGTCGGCGATGGATAGATGGAACGAAAGGTTTAGCGGCAACGGTGGATCAAACATCTTCGCAGTTATGTTAGTCACCAATAAAGGGGACAAAAGAACGAGGCGCCGAACATACATCCTCAAGCGCACTTGTCTCCCACCACTTGCCCCTGACTTGATCACTCTCGCCCTTCAACATCTGGCGAGCCTCAGACAGAGTTTCATATAATAAGCGCAGCTGTCCATATATGAAACTTGCATTGAGCGGGTCGCCAGTCCAAGTGCTGACATCCACCACATCGAGACTCTGGTTGACCAAGTTCCTCACCGAAACCAACTGATGTAGCACAAGCTCTGGAGCACCGGGCGAGTTCGACAAGCATAAGCGAGTCGTTGGGGAGCCACGCGCAGGAGCAAGGGAACCAAGGCGTAGTTGAATATCCTAGCGCACGACGATACCTGATCAGTCTAATCGGTTCGTCCGAGAAATAGGAGAATGCAAGCGCGAACAACATACGCCTTTCACGATTTTCGTTCCGACCCTTGTTACGAAGCCTTTCACGATCTCTGATCGTACAGAGGAGATAACCAATGTTGAGCCTGGCTCTTTAGGGGCAAGAAGCGCAGCGCATTCATGCAGGCCTTCCCTTAGGGAGGCGAGTGAGTCTTGCAGAGAACGCAGTAACCATTCTAATTCCCTAGCCTGTGTCGGAGCTAAAAGTCAACAACAGAGGTATACTATACACGCGATGCTTTAACCCTTGAAAAGCCAAATGAAACTCGTAGGCATCTGGGGAGAAGTATACCAATGCACTATCAGCTTCCCGTTCCAGCTGCTGCGGAGGTAGTGGCGGGTAAACCCAAGTAGCCATTCTGGCGAAGCGAGTCCACTAGTTCGGGAGTTGTGCTGTTTAGTCAAGGTATCGAAATTTTGTTACTATCCCAGGATTAAGAAAAAGGTAGAAATCTAACAGGGAAGACTGTTCAGGCAGATGGTTGCTGTTGCGCTATTGCTTCAGCTCTTGTGACGTTTGCGGATGGAAACGTACTAGCGTGGATCTAATCTATCACCTGCATATTTACGTAATGTAAATAATGCGTCGGGATCTTACCATGTTCTTGTACTAGGATGCACTCAAGTCTACTTATCCCATAGTTCTATCTGGTATTGTGACAGATCTTTCGTATGCCAGAGAAATGTATGGTAGGGGAACCAAGGCCAAAATTTTCACTTTCTTTGCCCTTAATCAAAGCCATCAGCTATAGCCTACCCATACCCATCTATTCGGTGTAGCGCctcacacacacacaaatatatatatacatatatatcttttccaGCGTTTTGCTTTTCAAGTTTCATTCCACCGCGAACGCCGTCCAGCGAAGGCTTATAAATAACATACCAATTGTTCATACGCTATTTAGATATTCTAATAGTGAGCAAGGCTTTAGGCGCTGAGTGTTGATGGACTATCCTTTGTTTCGAAGCTATCCAGACCGTTCTTCCgcagccatcttcatctcataCAAAGCCTGTATGAACACGAACCGTACAAAAGGTTGGTGATGGGCTCTCCACTGACAGGTGCGACTACTAATATTGACATGACTAATGTAGAGGTAGAGATATTGCCGCACTGTACAAGAATATTGTAGTGAGTCAAGTTGTATTTAACCTCCTATCGACATGGCCTATCAACTTTCCGTGTCAATATCCGGCCCGGGGACCTCCGAGCGTGCTCATTGGGGGTTGGTTATCCATAAACCACCAAGTCGAGTCGGAGACCTCCTACATGTTAGAGTCATCGATGAAAATACCAACCTGTTTGCATTTGAAAATCGTTCCGGGCATGTCATAGATGATCAAAACGCATGGGGACTGGCCAAGATAACAATGCTGGATGATTTGCAGCGTGCTAAGGCAATTTCAATATTGTTTAATGAGAGGCCACCAAGCAATGGGGGAAAGGACTGTCAGGATTGGGTGCTGGATGCATTGGTTTCATTGGAGGTCGAAGAATTGGTTCCGGATGGAACGACACAGACATGGACATCAAGGACGGGCAAGCAGACAAAGGCTATCCAGCACGAGGTTGGTGTGAACTGGGAAGCTCTGAATGGGAGATAATAGATGAGCGCTATACGGGAAATATATCCTCATTCACCGGTCTACTACATCCCACAGCTCGTATTCTgtccagaaaaaaaaaggagtaAAAGCTGGAAAGTAACTCATCCCACTTCTAATTCATACTAATGCGCTACTACATTGATCTTAGGCATGCCGTACAAGTTTGACCTGAAATAACTCAGTCTAGAAAATTGGTAAATTAGTGAAAGTtaaagggggaaaaagaCAATTCAGTGCTCAAACACAAACAGTTTAAGCTTCCATGACATGTTCCATGTGTACTCCTGCAGGATTATAGCTGTTATGCCTCTATGACCATTTTTGGGACTATGATGAAGTGATCCCTATATGGCTCGACATAATCGAGTGTAGTATCGACCAGGCTCAGATCAAATCGGCGCACCAAGGTGGCGAGTGTAAGAAAGAGTTTCGCGCAGGCAAGACTAATATATAGGTAGCATGGTTAGTATCTCCATAAATTTGCGCAAATCAGGACtatggaagaaaagatgggGTGAGTACACGTACTTTATACCTAGGCATTGGCGGTTTCCTCTGGAAAATGGTACAAGCACCGACTCAAgggattttctttcttcggcCATACCCAGCCGTCTTTCTGGGTTGAATGTGTGCGGATCCGGAAAATGCTGAGTATCCATATGGACAAAGTATACTGACTGACTCACTGGTGTCTGGCAAAGTATTAGTTATGGTCACTATATGGGGCACTGTACTACACCTACACCAGGAGGTATAATGTGTCCTTTGTAGTTCAATGCTTCGAAAGGGGCGACTCGTGGAAAATGAGTGGGTACGCCAAAGGAGAGCCGAAGGCCTTCTTGTATTACTGCCCGCTTCGTGGAATCAGCAAGTAAACTATTTGTCGAAGcaatataataaaaaaagaagaaagggaggcAGAATCCTATAGTCATACTAGTAGTGGCAGAGTCTCGAGCTCGGGTAGATTAGGAACATGATTTGACTGTGGCATCACATGCCTGTAGTCCTAGCATCTCCTGTACTTTGATCACCCTGGGTGCTGGTAGAAAGATCTTCTGCATCACGTTTGAAGGAATGCACCTACTCCTTGGCATGTTGAAAGGAATGAATCTGAAAAAGTGACAGAACGATGCAAACGGCTGTGTCGCATTTTAATCTCGTTCAGTGTCCTATATCTTTCAAAGAACAGTGACCTTTACTGTATGCATAATTTGAGATGATGTCCCCACTTAATGCTGAAAAGGCTATAGAGAGATTGATGACACTTTGTTCCTCTTGGGCCTTTCCAAAATGCTGCATTGAGTCGTCATTCTCCCCTGAATAAGCGGCTGCATATTTGAAACTGATCATTTAAAGTAGTACTTGCTCAATATCTTACGGCGAAGCTGATGATGGTTGTGATCAACCTTTGAAACTATTGAATCCGGTACACCGAAGAAGCGAACAAAAGACGAAGATTTGTCTCTCTTATGAGAATCACCAGCCTATATCTCATTGTAAAAGGACGAATCTCGTATGTGAAGCTCGTTTGGCGTGATACGTACAATCGATCCTTTTGATTTGTCCGTCTCTCGCAGAAATCCTCAAACGTCTCACAGATAAATTTTACGATACATAGAAGACAGGAAATGGCATTTGTGGCATTTGAAGAACCATGCTTGGCAAAGTGAACACTTCCATGATATTAAAATATGTCGTGGGCCCATGGTCCCCTTTATTGATAATGGCTTCAAAATGTTGTCGGCTATTCTGAAAGCGCTAGGAAATAAATAGCTCGGCAAGCTGTAGGATAAAGCTCCCTGcgagaaggaatgggctCGATGAACACAATTCTGCGTACATTCATTGTATACATGAACAAGATAAGAAGTAACCCAAGCTCTACTTATGTTTGAAATGTCAGCTGGGATGTAGAGATACTTGTCTGACATATGTCCAGCGTATCTTCAAATGTTTTGCCGAGGCGTTGGTATAGCTCGCTTCCAATGCTGCAGGCGATATTAGCGGATTTTCTCTTGAAAGCTACACAGTAGTACACCATCCATAAGTAAATCGGCAGACACTTGAATGATTATAGCAAGCAGAAGCCACGCTGCTGTGAAATTGGAGGAATGTGTAGGCGGAATTTCCTAGTTACCCTTGCTTGAGGACTTCTGTTTTCTCATCAGttggaaagagaaggaaagccTTTCTCGGGAATTTCATGAACGAACATGTTGGGCATTGCCAAGTTTACCCAACAGCGGACCGGGTACAAGTGTTCAGCCACAAAAGGTCTGGATTGAAGTTAATATAAGCGCTAGGGACAGTAAAAGACAGGGATCGATCTCTGAGGAATATTCTAGGTCTCTGCTTCAAGTCAAACGTGAAAACCTCATGGCCGTTGGCGTCAATATATGATATCATGCAAATAAACCAGGAATATCTGGAAGTACTTTGAAGCTTCTGCAGGAACCGTCACACTTTACGCATGTTTAGATTTGCGCGTACATGCCGCTCCCATTTGTATGGAAGTTAGACGGTACCGGGGTATTCATGGAGGGGTGTATACGTGTCCCGAGATGCTTAACTGCACTGCAGCTAGTGGCGAATATACCCAAGTAGCTGATTGGGTTCATGAGAATGCAATCGGGTTCGTTATCCTCAAAACTTGGGTACTGTGATGTACCTAGTGGGCCAAAGAGGCACCGTATAAAGACAGTGACCAATATTTCACCTCGCCCTAAGGAGGCGTAGCCACTTGACCGGTTCGATAGgcagaagggagaagagattgCAGCATTGACTTTTTGAGACCCACGTCAACCAGCGATCAACTCGAAAAAAATTGCAGCCTAATGGTAAACACAGGAAAGGTTGTCAGTCCAGGTGCAACGTCAGTTCACGAAATGTAGTTCGACAACGTCATGGACGTTAAGTTTAAGTTGCCTGAACGGGGTGGGCGTGGAGTAAAAATTGGGGCTAGCCGAGGATAGTTAGCGGGGCACGCTGCAACGATGACGTTGAGATCGAGTCGCATGAGTGCAACTTTCGCCAGTCAACCAACTACTATGATGCACTCTCATTATTATATCACTACTCTTCCCCGTGAACATGGGTCGCCGGGACTGCCGGAATTTCGCTTTAATACCTAAAGCCCTAGCTGTGTTCTCCCActttcatcgtcttcgactcctcttccttccttttcgcCTTCAACTCTTCCCATTGTATACCCAAACTGGCCAGTTGAACATTTGGGATTGAACCATATTGATCAACACTTGCGTGGTTATACATACTCTATAAAATCCTGAGCCGGGTAGAAGGTCAGCTGCTTCAATCATGGCTTTCAGCAGTATGTTTCTCCCCCTACGGTCGCTCTAGGCGCAAAACCACTGACATGAACCCGCATAGGAGTAATGCTGGGCTTCCTAGGCCTATTCTTCACGGCCGGAGCTCTGCTACTAATGTTCCTGACCCTGCTCGGAGGAGCACGGAACTCGGTCCCTTTGAACGAAATCTACTTCCTCCAAGTCGACACAGGCAACATCCCAGGTGCACCATCTGTATCCCGATGGACATTCTGGAACATCTGCGCTGTCGGCGACAATGGGAAGAGCGATTGTGGAACCTCATACCCTGACTTCCCCTTTGATCCCCCGAGCCACCGCAACTTCGACACAACAACCAATATCCCTGCAGCCTTCATCGGGTAAGCAAAACACTCGATCAGACCGAATCGCGACGAATTGAATCCCTAACTAACCCTCCCCAGCACAAACCACTACTTCCTGACCTCCCGGTTCACATTCCCATTCCTTATTATCGCGCTTTTCTTCGGCGTTGTATCTCTCTTCACTGGATTCCTGGCCATGTGCACCCGTATCGGCAGCTACCTCTCATCCCTGATGGCATGGATTTCCTTGGTTTTCCAAATCATCACGACATCCCTGATGACGTAAGTTCGGTCATTGACTACATCAATCTCCCTATTAGAAAAAACCGTACTAATACCTATGTTAGCGCCGTCTTTGTCCAGGGTCGCAACAAGTTCAACGCCAACGGCCAAACCGCCCGCCTGGGCGCCAAGTCATTCGGCTTCATGTGGACTGCTGTAGCCTGTCTCCTCCTCGCTTGCATAATGTACTGCCTCGGAGGCTCCGTCGGCGGTAAAGAAACTGGGTACAGCGGTCGCGAGCACCGTCGTCgtggtttcttctcttcccaacGGTCCAATAGCGTCCGGAGCAACAAGGAGGCCAACCCATGAGTCAGCTAGCCATATAACCCCCGATTCTCTCGGTCTCTCTACGAGGGATAGATTCAGTGAACCATATATCTGGAATCGTGGATGGTGGGTGAGAAAtcaagattattattaataaggGGTGCATTTCGACGCAGCCTCCAGCTTCGTTCATTATAAGTTTGGGGACGAGTGATGGACAAGTTGTCCAGAGCCCACCCTGTTTACCATAAAACATGTGCTTTTCTTTCGCTCGGTTTTTATAATATGGTGGCCTATTTCACGGAGTCCCATGATctttatttgtttttccttgCTTTTTTATGGATGGTTGGATGGTGTATGTGGTGCTTTACGATATCTGATACTCTTTTGTTGTTACTACACGTACAAGGTATTAATTGTAATATAATTGATGTTTTATCGAAAATGGCCAAGCTTACATATCTATTTGAACTGTATTGTTTTAATCAGTAAGGAATCATATTTCTAGAGTCTAGGCCTCTCTATATACTTTTAAGAAACCATCATTGATACATTCATCATCGAACAGTCATTGCAAGACAGGACGCGTCTAAGACAGAAGGTCTCTCATATCCAGAATCTCTTCTCATAAACCGATCACGTTGAGACGGGATATGACGCGGTGGAGATAGACAGGAAGTGCATGATGTCTAATAAAATTTTGATGTTCTAATAAGTCCAGTGGGAAGGAGCAAAGCATTAACCGTGAGGTGCGTCTGAAGATAGGAAGGAAATAGGTTATGTACTACCGGTGAAAAGCTTAAGCAGCCTGCACAGCACCGCGAACGGCGTTCTGGCCGCCGACTTCGCGAGCGGTGATCTGCAGACCCAGGTCGGCGTTGACGTGGACCATCAGCTCGACCTTGCTGCCGGCCTTGACGCCCTTGACGGCAAGCTCGGCAATGGGCTTCTCAGTCTTCCAGACGATCTCAcggatctcttcctcctcatcctcgtcagaGTCGAAGTCGGagtcgtcctcatcttcttcagtcttgggcttctcctccttgggcTTAGGCTCAGGCTTGGTGACCTTGATCTCGCGGACACCCTCGCAAACGCGAATGAAAACGTCGCCACCAGCCTTGGGGGCGTTGTACTGAGCGACACGACGAGCGGGGAGGGCGGTCTCAGTGTTCAGGAGAGGCTGGAACTCGACGGTCTCACCGGTGGTGAACTCGACACCAATGGCGTTCTTCAGGTGAGGAGTGGCAGTGACCATGGGGTGGATAGATTGCTCAATGTCCTCCTGCTCGAACTCCTGGATAAGAGAGGCCTGGATGGCGGCACCCCTGGGGGCCAGCTCAGAGGGGTTGATGGCGCCAGTGAAGGTCGAAGGGGCAAGGATCTTAGTCTTCTCGGAGAAGATGTTGCGGGCCAGCTGGGCGATCTTGGGAGTGTGAGAGGCACCACCAGCGAAGATAACCTAAACCTTAGTCAGAACTTATCTCTTATACTACCGTGGATcctgaaaaaaaaaaaaaatcacaaGGGACTAACCTCGTCAATGTCCAAGACATCCAAACCAGCCTTCTGGATAACCTGCTCGATCAAGCCGGTGAACTGGGCGAAGGTCTTGCCGGAGAGAAGTTCGTAGCGAGTACGGTTGACAGTGGAGCCGAAATCAATGCCATCTGCGAGACTCTCAATGCTCAAGCTGGCGTTGGTACCCAAGCTCAAGGTCTTGCGAGCAGCCTCACCCTCAAGCTTCAACTTGGCGAGACCACGAGCGTTCTCGCGAGGATCGGTCTTGTGCTTCTTAATGAACTCCTTGGCGAAAtggtcgatgatgatcttgtccaACGAAGCTCCACCCAACTCGTAGTCATGAGCAGTTGCGAGGATACTGTACATGCCACCACGGCAAGCGAGAACAGCAGCGTCGGATCGGGTACCACCGAGGTCGGCGACGACAACAAGCTTGTCAGTAACAGTAGCCTCGGGCCTGGCATCGTAAGCCAGGGCAGCGGCAACAGGCTCATGGATGAGCTGGAGGACCTCAAGGCCAGCAGCCTTAGCGGAGGCGGTCAAAGCCTCGCGCTGAGCATCGGAGAAGTCAGTGGGGACAGTGATGACGGCGGCATTGACTTCCTTGCCCAGGTAGTCAGAGGCGGACTGCTTCAAACGACGGAGATGGCGGGTGGCAATCTCGGAGACGGTGACAGTGCTGGGGGTCTCGTTGGTAGAGTCCACAATGGAGAAAGCAACGGTAGACTCGTGAGGCTGAGGATGCGCCGAGTTATGGCATGGTGTGGCGTCTATCGACTTGAAGCTGTGGGGTATTCATGTCAGCGTTTGTCTCACATGAAGCAACATTTTTATACTAGGAAGACATACTCCTTGCCAAGGTAATCTCTGAAGTATGCGACAGTGTTCTGGGAGTTGCGGACCAACTGGGCCTTGGCTTGAGTACCGTGGTACTCCTCACCATCAATGTATGAAAGGACGGAAGGGATTTGACGATCTGTGTATCCGTTAGTTTGTGCTCTTAAGATTACCCGCCACCAAGCAGTAGTGGACTAACCTCCTTCTTCGTTGGCGATAACCTCCGGCTTGCCCTCCTATATATTGATAACCATTAGTACTACTTTCTTCTGCCTTAACAGTGATTCGAAGCCGTGAAAGTAAATCCGAGGTCTTGAATCAGGCTCACATACAGGGTTGATGCGGGCAATGGAACTGGAGGTGTTGCCAAAAGAGATACCGATAGCGAAACGCTCCGGGGCACCGTTTGTTCCGTCGCTCATTGTGAATTGTGTGTAGGGGGTTCtagggaagaaagaggaaaaagggaaggatTCAAGGTAGAGAGGAATGGAGAAAATGGAGA from Aspergillus flavus chromosome 7, complete sequence carries:
- a CDS encoding RAVE subunit 2/Rogdi, giving the protein MATWVYPPLPPQQLEREADSALARELEWLLRSLQDSLASLREGLHECAALLAPKEPGSTLVISSVRSEIVKGFVTRVGTKIVKGDIQLRLGSLAPARGSPTTRLCLSNSPGAPELVLHQLVSVRNLVNQSLDVVDVSTWTGDPLNASFIYGQLRLLYETLSEARQMLKGESDQVRGKWWETSALEDMFDPPLPLNLSFHLSIADSALVLYLRTLESSTPTHTPTAFATDISLTGFNLRDRLFGTRHRGHDEVGDVFTWKGDEVKVREKIRVESQDPSLMAVMAKLTALQHEVMKWISALKVLMGNEDTDSEE
- a CDS encoding cytochrome P450 yields the protein MPQSNHVPNLPELETLPLLRAVIQEGLRLSFGVPTHFPRVAPFEALNYKGHIIPPGTPVSQSVYFVHMDTQHFPDPHTFNPERRLGMAEERKSLESVLVPFSRGNRQCLGINLACAKLFLTLATLVRRFDLSLVDTTLDYVEPYRDHFIIVPKMVIEA
- a CDS encoding SUR7/PalI family-domain-containing protein, with product MAFSRVMLGFLGLFFTAGALLLMFLTLLGGARNSVPLNEIYFLQVDTGNIPGAPSVSRWTFWNICAVGDNGKSDCGTSYPDFPFDPPSHRNFDTTTNIPAAFIGTNHYFLTSRFTFPFLIIALFFGVVSLFTGFLAMCTRIGSYLSSLMAWISLVFQIITTSLMTAVFVQGRNKFNANGQTARLGAKSFGFMWTAVACLLLACIMYCLGGSVGGKETGYSGREHRRRGFFSSQRSNSVRSNKEANP
- a CDS encoding Hsp70 protein-domain-containing protein; the protein is MSDGTNGAPERFAIGISFGNTSSSIARINPEGKPEVIANEEGDRQIPSVLSYIDGEEYHGTQAKAQLVRNSQNTVAYFRDYLGKDFKSIDATPCHNSAHPQPHESTVAFSIVDSTNETPSTVTVSEIATRHLRRLKQSASDYLGKEVNAAVITVPTDFSDAQREALTASAKAAGLEVLQLIHEPVAAALAYDARPEATVTDKLVVVADLGGTRSDAAVLACRGGMYSILATAHDYELGGASLDKIIIDHFAKEFIKKHKTDPRENARGLAKLKLEGEAARKTLSLGTNASLSIESLADGIDFGSTVNRTRYELLSGKTFAQFTGLIEQVIQKAGLDVLDIDEVIFAGGASHTPKIAQLARNIFSEKTKILAPSTFTGAINPSELAPRGAAIQASLIQEFEQEDIEQSIHPMVTATPHLKNAIGVEFTTGETVEFQPLLNTETALPARRVAQYNAPKAGGDVFIRVCEGVREIKVTKPEPKPKEEKPKTEEDEDDSDFDSDEDEEEEIREIVWKTEKPIAELAVKGVKAGSKVELMVHVNADLGLQITAREVGGQNAVRGAVQAA